The window CCGTATATAAACGGCTGCTACGTAGCATTTTAATCCACAGTTTGCAATTGTGTTCCATACAAGCTTATCCTGATTCAGCATGCAAAAGGTATAACACTTTAAAGTTATTCCATCAGCTAAGTTAACAGATGCTGACCTTTTTTGCTGTTAATAGTTTACCATTTCAATCGTCTGTTTGCTAGTCATTGGACTAGTGCTAGCCCAACATGGTGTGGAAgcaacgaaaaaggaaaaaggaaaaggtaatTTTAAATAGTTGTTAATGTTAAGTAACTTTTTCATGTTTGAGAGGAATCTAGTAAATTTGAAACTAAATTCCTTTAGGTTCAGGCTACGGCGGAGAATACGGCGGTGGTGGATATGGCGGCGGAGGATATGGAGGTGAGTCTGATATGAAGTTATTCAAAGCTGCTGATGTTTAAGCTTTTGTAATCTTTCTGTTTAGAGGAATAACACATCTCATATAGGAAAACTGTGTTTATTaattcgtttgtttgtttacgcTTAGGAGATCATAAACCGCATCATAAGCCTCATCACAAGCCCCACCATAAACCTCTTTTCAAACCCCTTTTCAAACCTCACCACAAACCCCATCATAAACCACATCACGGCGGGGGCGAATACGGTGGATATTAAGCTCATCAGCCATTGGCGACATCTTGGTATCACCTTCAGCTACTTCATCTTCTCGAAATCATGACACTTCCTATACTATTATCACAATATCAGTTATGTTCAAATATCATCCGTGTATTTCGTTGTTTACTGTAAAACGTTTCTACATACGATCTTTTTATAGCCGTGAATACAAAGAGCTTATTATTGTAAAAATGGGTGAAAATTGCTTCTCTCTGAATATGCGATAGAAGGAATTAAGTTAAACCTTCAACGTCCTTAAGATTCTAAGTTTGGGGTTgcatttaattaaaatgtatCGTACAAGCTACAAGGTCAGATCAAAAACATAAAGCTACgtgaaaaaggtaaaaaatttGGTTTGCAAACATGTCTTACACATTTTGTTTACCCATTCCTTTTTGTCCTTGATcgccttccattttctttctcttcctctgTTTATATTTTAGTCTGTACTAAAATGTCAGCTGTTCAAGTTCAGTAGGAATCTAACCTCTACCCCAAACAGTCATATATGAATCTATTAACAACGTGAACGGATGTCAGGGCATaaaacttcaaaaagaaatcaatttctGAAATGCAAACAAGTCAAAACGTTCGTCAACATAACTCACGCATAGTGGTATTTTGTACCAAATGTAACGTTACTATTGTTTTGTGACGTTGTGGAAACAGTAGATACACTTCACTTTAAAGCACAGGTACATCTATAATTTTA of the Daphnia carinata strain CSIRO-1 chromosome 10, CSIRO_AGI_Dcar_HiC_V3, whole genome shotgun sequence genome contains:
- the LOC130701173 gene encoding serine/threonine-protein phosphatase 1 regulatory subunit 10-like gives rise to the protein MQKFTISIVCLLVIGLVLAQHGVEATKKEKGKGSGYGGEYGGGGYGGGGYGGDHKPHHKPHHKPHHKPLFKPLFKPHHKPHHKPHHGGGEYGGY